A genomic segment from Micromonospora echinaurantiaca encodes:
- the ngcE gene encoding N-acetylglucosamine/diacetylchitobiose ABC transporter substrate-binding protein — protein sequence MSITPENPADLSRRTVLRRAAAVGLLATPAAGLLSGCVAGGDDEPTEQAAGEKSAENPLGVKDDAALEVVIFNGGLGTKYATDVHIPSYKKKFPKAEVKFSQAEEIATVLQPRFTSNTPPDMVNNAGSKLMDQGALVQAGQVQDLTELFDAPSLDNAGTKVKDTLIPGTVEQGTFNGKPYVLNYAFTVFGLWYDSALFEKNGWAAPKTWTEFTALCDKIKAAGITPYSYAGANAAYYQYLVILTSAAKIGGPDVLKNIDNLEDGAWQAEPVKQAAAAWAEIGAKYGNKAHLGLKHTEVQLQQNQGKVAFYPSGSWLENEQAKDTPPGFKYAVMPVPSVTTSDKLPQTAIYAAAGEMYFVASKGKNPRGGMEYLRHMLSKEGAKGFTELTKVLTVVKGAVDGLEISPGLTSGNAMLSAAGSDYFAYRFDTWYKKLDDEARAATNELMFNGGTADKFCERMQKVADAVKKDSSIEKFKR from the coding sequence ATGTCGATTACCCCCGAGAACCCGGCCGACCTGAGCCGCCGCACCGTGCTGCGCCGGGCCGCCGCGGTCGGCCTGCTCGCCACCCCGGCCGCCGGCCTGCTGAGCGGCTGCGTGGCCGGCGGCGACGACGAGCCGACCGAGCAGGCCGCCGGTGAGAAGTCCGCGGAGAACCCGCTGGGCGTCAAGGACGACGCCGCCCTGGAGGTGGTCATCTTCAACGGTGGCCTGGGCACCAAGTACGCCACCGACGTGCACATCCCGTCGTACAAGAAGAAGTTCCCGAAGGCGGAGGTGAAGTTCTCCCAGGCCGAGGAGATCGCCACCGTCCTGCAGCCGCGGTTCACCAGCAACACCCCGCCGGACATGGTCAACAACGCCGGCTCGAAGCTGATGGACCAGGGCGCGCTGGTGCAGGCCGGCCAGGTGCAGGACCTCACCGAGCTGTTCGACGCCCCGTCGCTGGACAACGCGGGCACGAAGGTCAAGGACACCCTGATCCCCGGCACCGTCGAGCAGGGCACCTTCAACGGCAAGCCGTACGTGCTCAACTATGCCTTCACGGTCTTCGGGCTCTGGTACGACAGCGCCCTGTTCGAGAAGAACGGCTGGGCCGCGCCGAAGACCTGGACCGAGTTCACCGCGCTCTGCGACAAGATCAAGGCGGCCGGCATCACCCCGTACTCGTACGCCGGGGCGAACGCCGCGTACTACCAGTACCTGGTCATCCTGACCAGCGCCGCCAAGATCGGCGGGCCGGACGTGCTGAAGAACATCGACAACCTGGAGGACGGCGCCTGGCAGGCCGAGCCGGTCAAGCAGGCCGCGGCGGCCTGGGCCGAGATCGGCGCCAAGTACGGCAACAAGGCGCACCTGGGCCTCAAGCACACCGAGGTCCAGCTCCAGCAGAACCAGGGCAAGGTGGCGTTCTACCCCAGCGGCTCCTGGCTGGAGAACGAGCAGGCCAAGGACACCCCGCCCGGGTTCAAGTACGCGGTCATGCCGGTGCCCAGCGTGACCACCTCGGACAAGCTGCCGCAGACCGCGATCTACGCCGCGGCCGGCGAGATGTACTTCGTCGCCTCGAAGGGCAAGAACCCGCGCGGTGGCATGGAGTACCTGCGGCACATGCTCTCCAAGGAGGGTGCGAAGGGCTTCACCGAGCTGACCAAGGTGCTCACCGTGGTCAAGGGCGCGGTCGACGGCCTGGAGATCTCGCCCGGTCTCACCAGCGGCAACGCGATGCTGTCGGCGGCCGGCAGCGACTACTTCGCCTACCGCTTCGACACCTGGTACAAGAAGCTCGACGACGAGGCGCGGGCGGCCACCAACGAGCTGATGTTCAACGGCGGCACGGCCGACAAGTTCTGCGAGCGGATGCAGAAGGTCGCCGACGCGGTCAAGAAGGACTCGTCCATCGAGAAGTTCAAGCGCTGA
- a CDS encoding carbohydrate ABC transporter permease, translating into MRHGRYPFIVGFLAVPVAIYVTFVIGPYAQAFYLATTNWRGVSANPKFIGLENFERLLSDDIFWKAVRHHGVLLLAMPLLTIVIALFFAFMLNVGGGSRGGVMTGVWGSKFYRVVFFFPQVLAVVIVGVIFSRVYAPDDSGLLNGALGLFGLDPVLFMANPKIALWSIVGVLVWQAVGFYVVLFSAGMASVPKDIYEAATIDGAGRAAMFFKVTLPLLWDTLQVAWVYLGIAAFDAFAIVQVLSVDQGGPDGATTVLGMEIYRNAFSYSQFGYASAMGVALFFLTITFAALTLRVSRRDTIEL; encoded by the coding sequence ATGCGGCATGGCAGGTACCCGTTCATCGTCGGCTTCCTGGCGGTGCCGGTCGCGATCTACGTGACCTTCGTCATCGGGCCGTACGCGCAGGCGTTCTATCTCGCCACCACCAACTGGCGGGGGGTGAGCGCCAACCCGAAGTTCATCGGCCTGGAGAACTTCGAGCGGCTGCTGTCCGACGACATCTTCTGGAAAGCGGTCCGGCACCACGGTGTCCTGCTGCTTGCCATGCCGCTGCTCACGATCGTCATCGCGCTCTTCTTCGCCTTCATGCTCAACGTGGGCGGGGGGAGCCGGGGCGGCGTGATGACCGGGGTCTGGGGGTCGAAGTTCTACCGGGTGGTGTTCTTCTTCCCCCAGGTCCTGGCCGTGGTCATCGTCGGTGTGATCTTCAGCCGGGTGTACGCCCCGGACGACAGCGGGCTGCTCAACGGCGCGCTGGGACTGTTCGGGCTGGATCCGGTGCTCTTCATGGCCAACCCCAAGATCGCGCTCTGGTCGATCGTGGGCGTGCTGGTCTGGCAGGCGGTCGGCTTTTACGTGGTGCTCTTCTCCGCCGGCATGGCCTCGGTGCCGAAGGACATCTACGAGGCGGCGACCATCGACGGGGCCGGGCGGGCCGCCATGTTCTTCAAGGTGACCCTGCCGCTGCTCTGGGACACCCTCCAGGTCGCCTGGGTCTACCTCGGTATCGCCGCGTTCGACGCGTTCGCCATCGTGCAGGTCCTCTCGGTCGACCAGGGCGGCCCGGACGGAGCCACCACGGTGCTGGGCATGGAGATCTACCGCAACGCGTTCAGCTACTCCCAGTTCGGCTACGCCTCGGCGATGGGCGTGGCGCTGTTCTTCCTGACGATCACGTTCGCGGCGCTCACCCTGCGCGTCAGCCGGCGTGACACGATCGAGCTGTAA
- a CDS encoding carbohydrate ABC transporter permease yields the protein MTTEIAPSAPAAPAGPGTPDPRRGRLGRRGQRAEVGLLSGLGHIALLVWAILVVAPLVWTILASFKSNTEIFLGSPFALPEVFNFGSYARAWSEANVGRYFLNSVLVVSLSTAGTMLFGSMAAYVLARYPFPGNRAIYYLFVSGLAFPVFLALVPLFLVVNNLGLLNTYTGLILVYIAYSLPFTVFFLAAFFKTLPQSVAEAAMIDGASHTRLFFRIMMPMARPGLVSIAIFNIIGQWNQYLLPVALMQGEGADQKWVLTQGIASISTSAGYEADWAALFAALTLSILPMIIVYAIFQRQIQSGLTSGAVK from the coding sequence ATGACGACAGAAATTGCACCGAGCGCCCCGGCCGCCCCGGCCGGCCCGGGCACCCCCGACCCCCGGCGGGGCCGGCTCGGCCGGCGGGGGCAGCGCGCCGAGGTCGGCCTGCTCAGCGGCCTCGGGCACATCGCCCTGCTGGTCTGGGCCATCCTCGTGGTCGCGCCGCTGGTCTGGACCATCCTCGCCTCGTTCAAGAGCAACACTGAGATCTTCCTGGGCAGCCCGTTCGCGCTGCCGGAGGTGTTCAACTTCGGCAGCTACGCCCGGGCATGGAGCGAGGCGAACGTCGGGCGGTACTTCCTCAACAGCGTCCTGGTGGTGTCGCTGAGCACCGCCGGCACCATGCTGTTCGGTTCGATGGCCGCGTACGTGCTGGCCCGCTATCCGTTCCCGGGCAACCGGGCGATCTACTACCTGTTCGTCTCCGGCCTGGCGTTCCCGGTCTTCCTCGCCCTGGTGCCGCTGTTCCTGGTGGTCAACAACCTGGGCCTGCTGAACACCTACACCGGCCTGATCCTGGTCTACATCGCCTACTCCTTGCCGTTCACCGTCTTCTTCCTGGCCGCGTTCTTCAAGACGTTGCCGCAGTCGGTGGCGGAGGCGGCGATGATCGACGGCGCGTCGCACACCCGGCTGTTCTTCCGGATCATGATGCCGATGGCCCGGCCGGGCCTGGTCAGCATCGCGATCTTCAACATCATCGGCCAGTGGAACCAGTACCTGCTGCCGGTGGCGCTGATGCAGGGCGAGGGCGCCGACCAGAAGTGGGTGCTGACCCAGGGCATCGCCAGCATCTCCACCTCGGCCGGCTACGAGGCCGACTGGGCGGCCCTGTTCGCCGCGCTCACCCTGTCGATCCTGCCGATGATCATCGTCTACGCCATCTTCCAGCGCCAGATCCAGTCCGGCCTCACCTCCGGCGCCGTCAAGTAA
- a CDS encoding bifunctional 3'-5' exonuclease/DNA polymerase produces MSHGRGRIASVLVAVVSDERGGGALRPLDAAGRPTGPVEPAADLAAAVAARERAEHPRWVWASGAAVYPALLRAGVRVERCHDVELTEGLLLGHAGRWGEPRSFAAAWARRTGAPVPADPPPRPAAPPGHGQDALFDTLPGPPGPGLDALVEVYADQLARIAATEHPGRFRLLVAAESAGALIAVEMGAAGLPWRAEVHDEILAELLGEPSPVGGPPRRLAELAARIADAFGVRQLHADSPAELLRAFARAGVELPNTRAWVLRGVDHPAVPLVLEYKELYRIWTAHGWAWRDAWVRDGRFQPEYVPGGVVSGRWATRGGGALQIPKVIRRAVVADSGWRFVVADAGQLEPRVLAAVSGDARLAAAGGAGDLYAALAQDAFGGDRGRAKVALLGAMYGQTGGAAVPALAVLRRSYPTGFGYVEAAARTGEAGGLVRSWLGRTCPPGTAGFADGEEGDPDAGADPQSTRARAARSRGRFTRNFVIQATAAEWAATLLATLRGELAGSDAELVFFQHDEVIVHCPADLAGAVAEAVRRAGERATTLLFGDTPVRFPLDLSIVDCYADAD; encoded by the coding sequence GTGTCGCACGGGCGAGGCAGAATCGCGTCCGTGCTGGTGGCGGTGGTGTCCGACGAGCGGGGCGGGGGCGCCCTGCGACCGCTCGACGCCGCCGGCCGCCCCACCGGCCCGGTCGAGCCGGCCGCCGATCTGGCCGCCGCGGTGGCCGCCCGGGAGCGGGCCGAGCACCCCCGGTGGGTCTGGGCGTCCGGGGCCGCCGTCTACCCGGCCCTGTTGCGCGCCGGGGTGCGGGTCGAACGCTGCCACGACGTGGAGCTGACCGAGGGGCTGCTGCTCGGCCACGCCGGCCGCTGGGGCGAACCGCGGTCGTTCGCCGCCGCCTGGGCCCGGCGCACCGGCGCCCCGGTGCCGGCCGACCCGCCGCCGCGCCCGGCCGCCCCGCCCGGCCACGGGCAGGACGCGCTCTTCGACACCCTGCCCGGCCCGCCGGGGCCGGGCCTCGACGCCCTGGTCGAGGTGTACGCCGACCAGCTCGCCCGGATCGCCGCCACCGAGCATCCCGGCCGGTTCCGGCTGCTGGTCGCCGCCGAGTCGGCCGGCGCGCTGATCGCTGTCGAGATGGGCGCGGCCGGGCTGCCCTGGCGGGCGGAGGTGCACGACGAGATCCTCGCCGAGCTGCTCGGCGAGCCGTCCCCGGTCGGCGGCCCACCCCGCCGGCTGGCCGAGTTGGCCGCCCGGATCGCCGACGCGTTCGGCGTACGCCAGCTGCACGCCGACTCCCCGGCGGAGCTGTTGCGGGCGTTCGCCCGGGCCGGCGTGGAGCTGCCCAACACCCGGGCCTGGGTGCTGCGCGGGGTGGACCACCCGGCGGTGCCGCTGGTCCTGGAATACAAGGAGCTCTACCGGATCTGGACGGCGCACGGCTGGGCCTGGCGCGACGCCTGGGTGCGCGACGGCCGGTTCCAGCCGGAGTACGTGCCCGGCGGGGTGGTCTCCGGCCGGTGGGCGACCCGGGGCGGCGGCGCGTTGCAGATCCCGAAGGTGATCCGGCGGGCGGTGGTGGCTGACTCCGGCTGGCGGTTCGTGGTCGCCGACGCCGGCCAGTTGGAGCCTCGGGTGCTCGCCGCGGTCTCCGGCGACGCCCGGCTCGCCGCGGCCGGCGGGGCCGGCGACCTCTACGCCGCGCTCGCCCAGGACGCGTTCGGCGGCGACCGGGGCCGCGCCAAGGTGGCCCTGCTCGGCGCGATGTACGGGCAGACCGGCGGGGCGGCGGTGCCGGCGCTGGCGGTGCTGCGCCGCAGCTACCCGACGGGGTTCGGCTACGTCGAGGCGGCGGCCCGCACGGGCGAGGCCGGCGGGCTGGTCCGGTCCTGGCTCGGGCGCACCTGTCCACCGGGGACGGCCGGCTTCGCCGACGGCGAGGAGGGCGACCCGGACGCCGGGGCCGACCCGCAGTCGACCCGGGCGCGGGCGGCGCGTTCCCGGGGCCGGTTCACCCGCAACTTCGTCATCCAGGCCACCGCCGCCGAGTGGGCCGCCACGCTGCTGGCCACCCTCCGCGGCGAGCTGGCCGGCAGCGACGCCGAGCTGGTCTTCTTCCAGCACGACGAGGTGATCGTGCACTGCCCGGCCGACCTGGCCGGGGCGGTGGCCGAGGCGGTGCGCCGGGCCGGCGAGCGGGCCACGACGCTGCTGTTCGGCGACACGCCGGTGCGGTTCCCGCTCGATCTGTCCATCGTCGACTGCTACGCCGACGCGGACTGA
- a CDS encoding nucleotidyltransferase family protein, protein MIIAAGGGRRIGGPEALLHQGEKPLVSRMIDTMAEAGCAPLVVVLGAAADQVRETADLTGATVVVNRAWGTGVGSSIRAGLAALDDEAIEAVVVVPVDMPGLTAAAVRRVVALPYPDVLVCATYGGLRGYPMLFGRRHWSGIATLASADVGARPYLLAHKDQIVDISCDSVADGSRVDTPELMALYGLTVPPQRVGV, encoded by the coding sequence ATGATCATCGCCGCGGGCGGCGGCCGCCGCATCGGTGGCCCGGAAGCCCTGCTGCACCAGGGCGAGAAGCCGCTGGTCAGCCGGATGATCGACACGATGGCCGAGGCGGGCTGCGCACCGCTGGTGGTCGTACTGGGCGCCGCGGCCGACCAGGTGCGCGAGACGGCGGACCTGACCGGGGCCACCGTGGTGGTCAACCGGGCCTGGGGGACCGGCGTCGGGTCGTCCATCCGCGCCGGCCTGGCCGCGCTGGACGACGAGGCGATCGAGGCGGTCGTGGTGGTGCCGGTCGACATGCCCGGCCTGACCGCCGCCGCAGTGCGCCGGGTGGTCGCCCTGCCGTACCCGGACGTGCTGGTCTGCGCCACCTACGGCGGGCTGCGCGGCTACCCGATGCTGTTCGGCCGCCGGCACTGGTCCGGCATCGCCACCCTGGCCAGCGCCGACGTCGGCGCCCGGCCCTACCTGCTGGCGCACAAGGACCAGATCGTCGACATCTCGTGCGACTCGGTGGCCGACGGCAGCCGGGTCGACACCCCGGAGCTGATGGCGCTCTACGGCCTCACCGTCCCGCCCCAGCGCGTCGGCGTCTAG